Within Anopheles nili chromosome 3, idAnoNiliSN_F5_01, whole genome shotgun sequence, the genomic segment ATGTCATAGAAAATCTAAAAGATGGATTAGGCAAGAGGGTATCATTTGAAACCAATGCTACCTACTCAAGACAACGGAAACCAAGCGAAACATCATCTACCAAAAGGTTATCAAAACCTAAAACACATACTCAACACCCAAATGACCAAAAGAAGCTCGCATCCAATCCGGAACGGTTCGTTTCGGACAACACCTCAACTGCAATAACCCAGGCGTCACCAGAAGATGATTCAGATACTTCGATAGAAGTTTCGTCTAATATCGGAGACGACCTGTTACGttctgatgatgatgacaacGATGAGAGTGATGAGGATAGTGAGAACGAAGATGTTGATGATGCAGAGAATGGCGAACCCTGTGCcctgaagcaaaacaaagaaaacagctTCGAAGATGAAGTTTCCAATGAGGAAAATGATGATCCTGTACTTCTTGACGCTAAAGATGATGATTCACTACAGTTCACCAATAATGATGACCAGGATGAGGACTATTATGACGAAAATGAGGATAGCAGTGACTACGATGCAAACGAACAGGAGAACGAAGAGCAAAACAACGGAAATGATCTGGATAATGACTTGATAGATGCAGACACTGACGATAATGAAGATTTGTTCGTACATGAGGATAAAAACATTGCAAATATTGAATTAAGGAACAGTATTTCTGTCAGAAATCCCCTGGAACCAGCTGATGACTTAAATTTGGACAAGGAATCGATAGAACACAATAATTCAAGGTTACCACAGCTAAATCACGTAGTATCCGATCCGTCCGTGGAAGAGTATTGCAATGTAACACGAACCAGCCCAGGCGTACACACCAGTGATACACCAGCACAAGTTCCATCGCATGTAAGCCAAATCATCCGCAAACGACCAATGCAGCATCCATTTCAAGCAAACAGGagtcaacaaacaaaatatatcaAAACCACGGAAGGAATGAGTGAGGCGAATGGTTTAGGGAATGCGCCGCCGCAACAAACTCTTCCCATCGAATTTAATTGCAAAATTTGCGGAAAAGCGTTTACTACATCTGAAGACTGGTTACAACACATCGTTTACATGCACGCCCCTGACGAACAACTTAGAAATTCTAGGAACGATTCGGTAACTAACGCTTGATAAATTATGTCCAAACGGCTTACtgattaacttttttttcacatgcTATTTTCTTTCCAGGCAAAATGTATAAAACTGACACAATGCGATCTGTGTTCAAAATACTTAAACTCGGAATATGGATGGGTACAGCACATATTGAAGAAGCACACGGAAAGGTATCCACATCTATACGATGAGCTGTCGGCTTCGGACATTGAATGAGTATCACTGCATCCGTTATCCTGATATAGTACGAAAAAGGGCGACAATTGTTACGTGCGAAGCTAGTTTTAACGTCAGTAGAGGGTATACTATTATGTTTTAACGCGTGCTTTTGGTATGATTGTATAAAGATGTTTAAGCTTAGATGATCATTTAAGATTGATCGAATAAGGcgctttttttaaacatatttttttatgaataatgTAAATCAGTTAATATTCCACATAGAAAATGCCATATTGAAGAGCTAGAAT encodes:
- the LOC128725024 gene encoding uncharacterized protein LOC128725024, whose amino-acid sequence is MQASRKKDRWTISQLEKLVDIWANHYQELKDARGSEEVYQTMVKELAQAGCMASVKSIRGRIHNLSGKYRKEYMLTCCSGKASQWSLFNKIASFFEYTPPVRYQSLGQPMFDMPPYLRMDITMAQSLESRGILGQATHQSTEFPVAHHIDENTMDLDEGDENSNYDNHNGAEQLDQDHSQLESREEANSVANLPHNGDPYSGEYDEEHPQERLGDVEALVEGVQSDGEAGLDVEECHAIFVFRSHLYTDVILIASYNGETYSLPAHRIVLSHFSKVFSGYIEHILKEVTPKTTATPLAIVMQSEIPKKVIKSLLEFMYTGRTKIPEGLVQDFIRIGSDWKIKGLEDVAMATGTNVTNVIENLKDGLGKRVSFETNATYSRQRKPSETSSTKRLSKPKTHTQHPNDQKKLASNPERFVSDNTSTAITQASPEDDSDTSIEVSSNIGDDLLRSDDDDNDESDEDSENEDVDDAENGEPCALKQNKENSFEDEVSNEENDDPVLLDAKDDDSLQFTNNDDQDEDYYDENEDSSDYDANEQENEEQNNGNDLDNDLIDADTDDNEDLFVHEDKNIANIELRNSISVRNPLEPADDLNLDKESIEHNNSRLPQLNHVVSDPSVEEYCNVTRTSPGVHTSDTPAQVPSHVSQIIRKRPMQHPFQANRSQQTKYIKTTEGMSEANGLGNAPPQQTLPIEFNCKICGKAFTTSEDWLQHIVYMHAPDEQLRNSRNDSAKCIKLTQCDLCSKYLNSEYGWVQHILKKHTERYPHLYDELSASDIE